In Desulfobacter hydrogenophilus, the genomic stretch CTTCCTGAGCCAATGATCTTCTTGAAATTTCCTCCATCCCCTTAAGCGTGGAAATATTGAGTTTGAAAATATAATCCTTTACAGGATGAGCGAGAAAAAGGCCGTCTTTACCCACTACAAAAGGATAGCCGCTCTCCCCCATTTTTACCTGTGTGATTTTATCAGATAAAGCTGTCAGTTTTACTATTATGCCCAGAATCCCGGCAAAAGAACCGGATCCGGCTTTTAAAGGAACAGCAACAACAACGATGGGCAGCCCGCTGGCCTTTGAAACAACAGGGTCCCCTATGATACTTGTGCCCGATTTAGCGGCCTGGAAATATTTTCTGCTTGACAGATTCAAATTTTGTTGACTGTATTTGCCGGAATCACTGTCAGCTATAATCCGACCTGATGAATCCGTTACAAAAAAGAACTCATAATTTTCTCCGATCTTTTTATAAGCTGTGGCCAAATACGCGTCGGCAGCGGCCAACTCGGGCGAGGCCTCCTGGACGTCTCCATTTCCCGATCTTTTGGCTATTGCCTGAATAGAGGGAGCCGAGGCCATGGCTTCGGCTTTCTCAACTTCCTGTTTCATGGAAAGGTCTACCATAGTTGCAAGATTTTGTGCTGTGAGCGTTGCCTGTCCCTTGGCAATGCTGACCAGTGCGCCGGAAGATTTGATTATCGAAAATAACCCCACGACAACCAATGGCAGAATTGCCGCCACCACGCCGCCAACGATTAATTTTGTTTTTAATGTCATTTTTCTAATTCTCCCCCTTTTTTAGAGATTCATCTTGTTTTTTACGATTTTAGATGCATGCGGTATTCACATAACGCGAAAGGTCTGCCACGAACATAAACGATATAATTTGATCTCATTTAGCGAATTATTATATACTATAGCTTCGCAGACAACAAACGAAAACGACAATATCGTCAATCTGATAGAAGACGACAGCCACTTCCTCCTAACAAAACGGCACGTACCGGCCAGGCATACCGATTTTTGATTCGCAACAGACGGCGGTTCGCAAGTGTTCTATCTTTTGACATAAAAAAAATATAATAATAAAAAACAGGTTGACCTTTACCTTTAAAAACGGTGTTATTCGGACTGAATACCTTTTACTCGATGATCCAGTTTTATTAAACCCAACACAATTGAAAACCTATGAAAAAAGATACTCACCAGTTTATCCAAAAATATAAAGGCATTGCAGCCTTTGGCATGGACCGGGCAAACGATGAAGAGACCATCATGTTCTATCTGCAAAAATTCAGTGAAGACGCCTTTATGAAAACCCTTCTACCAAGACTGTCCGACCAGGAACTTGAAGAGATCTATAATTGGGTCAACACATACTTAAAAAAACACATTTCCGAAGACGAGTATCACGGCCTGTTTTTAAAAGACCGTTAATTTTTTGGGGTGAGCACCAAAAAATAGAGTTGCCCCCTGGCCACCATGTGACCGGCAGTGTAATTCGCCCAGTCACCAGGTCCGCAAAACAAATCCACCCGGCCCGGTCCCTTGATGGCCCCCCCGGTATCCTGGTTGAGCACAAACAAAGACGCCCTGGGCCATTCCTCTTTGGGCTGACCCACGGAAGCCGGTAGCGCCGTCTGGATAAAGGCCAGTCCGCCTTTGGGAAAAAGTTTGGTGTCCGTGGCAATGGAGCGCACAGGCGTTACGGCGACATTGATGCAACCAAAAGGGCCGCCCTTGCCTTCCTTGAAAAACACAAAGCTGTCATTGGTAAACAGCACCTCATCCATACGGTCCGGATGGGCAGTAAGCCATTTCCGAATCGCCTGCATGGACATCTTCTCCCTTGGCACTTCATTTTTATCAATGAGATATTTTCCCACAGCACTGTATCTGCGACCATTCACCCCGGCATAGTGCAGGCGCAAAATCTCTCCATGGGGAAGAGCCACCCTGCCCGATCCTTGAATCTCCAGAAAAAACCGGTCAATACGATTGGTCAGCCAAACCACGGGCCGGGCTTTTTGTGAAAAA encodes the following:
- a CDS encoding cytoplasmic protein; its protein translation is MKKDTHQFIQKYKGIAAFGMDRANDEETIMFYLQKFSEDAFMKTLLPRLSDQELEEIYNWVNTYLKKHISEDEYHGLFLKDR